Proteins encoded within one genomic window of Microbacterium soli:
- a CDS encoding fibronectin type III domain-containing protein, protein MRPSHGHPRAIRIQWRIYSWGYNGFGEIGDGSNVTRAEPVEVALPGGVAVTGVSAGDHHSLALGADEATYAWGSGGFGALGTGEISSPSSPVQVLSLDVSVTSVLFGEDPGVGLVRTGGVWTVIAPPHSAGAVDVVLGWTLGGVAQSPLTLSDGFAFLDPVTVPGVPGDVVAVPGDGEAALSWMAPGDDGGAAITGYQVECSTDGGATWMPFADAVSESAAVTVTGLENGTAYVFRVRAVNSVGAGVWSGASAPITPSAAPVPTEPPSGDGELAGTGGAGSPWLPMAGGALLLGGILLLGVLSRRNHVR, encoded by the coding sequence GTGCGACCTTCACACGGGCATCCGCGGGCTATACGCATTCAGTGGCGGATCTACTCCTGGGGCTACAACGGCTTCGGCGAGATCGGCGACGGGTCGAACGTCACTCGGGCGGAGCCTGTGGAGGTGGCGCTCCCCGGCGGTGTGGCGGTCACGGGCGTGTCCGCCGGCGACCACCACTCGCTGGCACTGGGGGCGGACGAGGCGACGTACGCGTGGGGCTCCGGAGGGTTCGGCGCGCTCGGCACCGGTGAGATCTCGTCCCCCTCATCGCCTGTTCAGGTGCTCTCACTCGACGTGTCCGTGACGTCGGTGCTCTTCGGGGAGGATCCGGGAGTCGGCCTGGTTCGGACAGGCGGTGTGTGGACGGTGATTGCTCCACCGCACTCGGCGGGAGCGGTGGACGTGGTGCTGGGGTGGACGCTCGGGGGCGTCGCACAGTCTCCTCTGACTCTGTCCGACGGGTTCGCGTTCCTCGATCCCGTGACGGTGCCCGGCGTTCCGGGTGATGTGGTGGCTGTCCCCGGTGATGGTGAGGCGGCGCTCTCGTGGATGGCGCCCGGTGACGACGGCGGTGCCGCGATCACGGGGTATCAGGTCGAGTGCTCCACCGATGGCGGTGCGACGTGGATGCCGTTCGCGGATGCCGTGTCGGAATCGGCAGCCGTGACGGTGACGGGCCTGGAGAACGGCACGGCATATGTGTTCCGGGTGCGTGCGGTGAACTCGGTGGGTGCGGGCGTCTGGAGCGGAGCATCCGCTCCGATCACGCCGTCCGCCGCTCCCGTCCCGACGGAGCCGCCATCCGGTGATGGCGAACTGGCGGGCACCGGGGGCGCCGGGTCCCCGTGGCTGCCGATGGCGGGCGGGGCCCTGCTGCTCGGCGGCATCCTGCTCCTCGGCGTGCTCTCCCGCAGGAACCACGTCCGGTAG
- a CDS encoding dihydroxy-acid dehydratase, with product MSQEGIRRARGELLQDPGPDGLITRGFLRGLGIGGETVRRRPVIGIANTWSELNPCNAGLRDLAEHVKRGVTASGGLALEFPTISLAEAFTRPSSMYLRNLLAMDTEEMIRATPIDGVVLLGGCDKTIPAQLMGALSAGKPALVLAAGPRPLSRWRGEDMTVERLWPLIDERRSGALDDEGWATLEACLSCGVGTCNVMGTAVTMAVIAEVLGMALPGSALLPAASAQRGAMAERTGRAIVARTRADIAPEQVVTPSAVENAFRAVCAVGGSTNTLLHLQAIAGRLDIRLGDDRLRDISASTPLLADVLPSGRRFLHEFEADGGVPALMHELRDLADLDALAGDDRPWREATALPPADARCLHSVADPAGPSNSLSILAGNLAPAGAILKRSAADPALCHHIGRAVVFDGVEDLNSRIDDPDLDVDADSVLVLRGVGPIGGPGMPEVGHLPIPAKLLREGVTDMVRISDARMSGTASGAVVLHIAPEAAVGGPLALVEQGDLIELDADHGSLTLLVAEAELERRADALRLPEPDLRGYDRLYRDHVQQADVGCDFDFLAGRR from the coding sequence ATGTCGCAAGAGGGCATCCGACGGGCGCGAGGCGAGCTGCTGCAGGACCCCGGACCCGATGGACTGATCACGCGGGGGTTCCTGCGCGGTCTCGGCATCGGCGGTGAGACTGTGCGGCGACGGCCGGTGATCGGGATCGCCAACACGTGGAGCGAACTCAATCCGTGCAATGCCGGACTGCGCGATCTGGCCGAGCATGTGAAGCGCGGCGTCACGGCGAGCGGTGGACTGGCGTTGGAGTTCCCGACCATTTCCCTGGCCGAGGCGTTCACCAGGCCGTCGAGCATGTACCTGCGCAACCTGCTCGCCATGGACACGGAGGAGATGATCCGCGCCACGCCGATCGACGGTGTCGTCCTGCTGGGGGGCTGCGACAAGACCATTCCCGCTCAGCTGATGGGGGCGTTGAGCGCAGGGAAGCCCGCGCTGGTGCTCGCCGCCGGTCCACGGCCGCTGTCCCGCTGGCGGGGCGAGGACATGACGGTGGAGCGGCTGTGGCCGCTCATCGACGAGAGACGCTCGGGCGCTCTCGACGATGAGGGCTGGGCAACGCTCGAGGCATGCCTGAGCTGCGGTGTCGGCACCTGCAATGTCATGGGAACCGCGGTCACGATGGCGGTGATCGCCGAGGTGCTGGGAATGGCGCTGCCCGGCAGTGCGCTCCTGCCCGCGGCATCGGCTCAACGCGGCGCCATGGCGGAGCGGACCGGGCGGGCGATCGTCGCGCGCACCCGCGCGGACATCGCCCCGGAACAGGTCGTCACCCCGTCCGCTGTCGAGAACGCGTTCCGCGCCGTATGCGCGGTGGGCGGATCGACCAACACACTGCTGCATCTGCAGGCGATCGCCGGCCGCCTCGACATCCGCCTCGGCGACGATCGGCTGCGCGACATCAGCGCGTCCACTCCGCTTCTCGCCGACGTGCTCCCCTCAGGGAGACGGTTCCTGCATGAGTTCGAGGCCGATGGCGGGGTTCCTGCGCTGATGCACGAACTGCGGGACCTCGCCGACCTGGATGCGCTCGCCGGCGACGACCGTCCCTGGCGGGAGGCGACCGCCCTGCCTCCTGCCGACGCACGATGCCTGCACAGCGTCGCCGACCCGGCGGGCCCCTCGAACTCCCTGTCCATCCTGGCCGGGAACCTCGCGCCCGCCGGCGCGATCCTCAAGCGCTCCGCTGCTGACCCCGCGCTGTGCCATCACATCGGGCGCGCCGTGGTGTTCGACGGTGTGGAGGATCTGAATTCCCGCATCGACGATCCCGATCTGGATGTGGATGCCGATTCCGTGCTGGTGCTTCGCGGCGTCGGCCCGATCGGCGGGCCCGGTATGCCGGAGGTCGGCCACCTCCCCATCCCCGCGAAGCTGCTCCGCGAAGGCGTGACCGACATGGTGCGCATCTCGGATGCGAGGATGAGCGGCACCGCGTCCGGTGCCGTGGTCCTCCACATCGCCCCGGAGGCGGCCGTGGGCGGCCCGCTCGCCCTCGTCGAGCAGGGCGATCTCATCGAACTGGATGCGGACCACGGCAGCTTGACCCTGCTGGTGGCGGAGGCCGAGCTCGAGCGTCGGGCCGACGCGCTGCGGCTGCCCGAGCCCGACCTCCGTGGGTACGATCGTCTCTACCGAGACCATGTCCAGCAGGCCGACGTCGGCTGCGACTTCGACTTTCTCGCGGGGCGACGATGA
- a CDS encoding arylsulfatase, which translates to MKPSILLIVADDMGFSDLGCYGGEIPTPNLDSLAHGGVRLSQFYNTARCSPSRASLLTGLHPHQTGIGVLTRPDLPAGYPGNLNPDVPTVAETLSAAGWDSALFGKWHLAADPHTPNASWPTRKGFGDFFGTLAGCSSYYSPQTLTRGESPASDALDDEEFYYTDAIGAEATKWLAAREDSTDPFFLYAAFTAPHWPLHARPEDIAAVRGLFDDGWDALRERRLDALRGSGILPVVTTLTERDPTQPAWANVDDAEWQLTRMEAYAAQVVALDRAVGEILGELTRQDALDNTIVLFLSDNGASAEELPIGDDATFVKKDRVLREGTRDGRPVSFGNTPEIVPGPEDTYSSYGVAWANLSNTPFRRYKRWVHEGGISTPLIMHWPAGGLEPGAIVDLPAQLVDIVPTILDAAGLPAHETEGRSLLPALTGAELDAVPLYWEHIGNSAIRVGKWKLVRAYPGVWELYDLHADRAETHDLAGSHPEVCERLAQQWQNWADRVGVLPWGAMVDRYVAAGLPPAAAEE; encoded by the coding sequence GTGAAACCGAGCATCCTGCTCATCGTCGCCGATGATATGGGCTTCTCGGATCTCGGTTGCTACGGCGGCGAGATCCCCACGCCGAATCTCGACAGCTTGGCGCACGGCGGAGTCCGGCTCTCACAGTTCTACAACACCGCCCGGTGCAGTCCGTCCCGTGCATCACTGCTCACCGGACTGCATCCGCACCAGACTGGAATCGGCGTCCTCACCCGTCCCGACCTCCCCGCTGGATACCCGGGCAACCTGAATCCCGATGTCCCTACCGTCGCCGAGACACTCTCAGCGGCGGGCTGGGACTCCGCACTGTTCGGCAAATGGCATCTCGCCGCCGACCCCCACACGCCGAACGCGTCATGGCCGACGCGAAAAGGGTTCGGCGACTTCTTCGGGACGCTGGCAGGCTGCTCCAGCTATTACTCGCCGCAGACGCTGACCCGCGGAGAGAGCCCCGCAAGCGACGCCCTCGACGACGAGGAGTTCTACTACACCGATGCGATCGGTGCTGAGGCCACGAAATGGCTGGCCGCTCGCGAGGACTCGACCGATCCGTTCTTCCTGTACGCAGCCTTCACTGCGCCCCACTGGCCGCTGCACGCCCGCCCCGAAGACATCGCAGCCGTGCGCGGACTCTTCGACGACGGGTGGGACGCCTTGCGAGAACGACGGCTCGACGCACTGCGCGGAAGCGGCATCCTCCCCGTGGTCACCACGCTCACCGAGCGGGATCCCACCCAGCCCGCCTGGGCGAACGTCGACGATGCGGAGTGGCAGCTCACGCGGATGGAGGCATATGCCGCCCAGGTGGTCGCACTCGACCGTGCGGTCGGCGAGATACTCGGTGAACTCACGCGGCAAGATGCTCTTGACAACACCATCGTGCTCTTCCTCTCGGACAACGGTGCGTCCGCCGAGGAGCTTCCGATCGGTGACGATGCGACGTTCGTGAAGAAGGATCGCGTGCTGCGCGAAGGGACCCGCGACGGCAGACCGGTGTCGTTCGGCAACACTCCCGAGATCGTGCCGGGCCCCGAAGACACGTATTCCAGCTATGGCGTAGCGTGGGCGAACCTCTCGAACACCCCATTCCGCCGTTACAAGCGGTGGGTGCATGAGGGCGGTATCTCCACGCCGCTCATCATGCATTGGCCGGCGGGCGGGCTCGAACCGGGCGCGATCGTGGACCTGCCGGCTCAGCTCGTCGATATCGTACCGACGATCCTCGACGCTGCCGGTCTCCCCGCCCATGAGACAGAGGGACGCTCCCTGCTGCCGGCACTGACCGGCGCCGAGCTCGATGCCGTGCCCCTGTACTGGGAGCACATCGGCAACTCGGCGATCCGTGTGGGCAAGTGGAAGCTGGTCCGCGCCTATCCCGGCGTGTGGGAGCTCTACGATCTCCACGCGGATCGTGCCGAGACGCATGACCTCGCCGGCAGCCATCCGGAGGTCTGCGAGCGCCTCGCCCAGCAATGGCAGAACTGGGCCGATCGGGTCGGAGTTCTGCCCTGGGGCGCCATGGTCGATCGCTATGTCGCCGCTGGACTCCCCCCCGCAGCCGCCGAAGAGTAA
- a CDS encoding NAD(P)-dependent oxidoreductase, which produces MSAQVGFIGLGAMGAPMAERLLDRGRSLIVHNRTRTRAAGFDGAGVVVADSPAEVASSGATVLSCLRDTGAVEAVYLGDRGVLRAVSAGQVLVELGTFSPDLARRIAQDAADAGAAFLAAPVSGGPPRARAGTLVMMAGGDAGAFQRVRQVLEDLGQTVEHVGDAGAGLELKLVNQLLTGTHMAVAAEAVAALNALDIDLGLAERLLDQGWGQSAMLARALAVARQEAPEARGTGVTVVGMSEVLELVARLLRACGVSAEVFDAGRRALLDAGRLGYGDHDPAGLFHVKEVHR; this is translated from the coding sequence ATGAGTGCGCAGGTGGGCTTCATCGGACTGGGCGCCATGGGGGCGCCCATGGCCGAGCGTCTGCTCGACCGTGGGCGGTCCCTCATCGTGCACAACCGCACGCGAACGCGTGCCGCCGGGTTCGACGGCGCCGGCGTGGTCGTGGCCGACAGCCCGGCGGAGGTCGCGTCGAGCGGGGCGACCGTGCTCAGCTGCCTCCGAGACACCGGCGCGGTGGAGGCGGTCTATCTGGGAGACCGGGGTGTGCTCCGCGCGGTGTCGGCGGGGCAGGTGCTCGTCGAGCTCGGAACCTTCTCGCCGGACCTCGCGCGGCGGATCGCGCAGGATGCCGCCGACGCGGGAGCCGCTTTCCTCGCCGCACCCGTCAGCGGCGGACCGCCGCGCGCCAGGGCGGGGACTCTGGTGATGATGGCGGGCGGGGACGCCGGTGCCTTCCAGCGTGTTCGACAGGTGCTCGAAGATCTCGGTCAGACCGTCGAGCACGTCGGCGATGCGGGAGCGGGTCTTGAACTGAAGCTGGTCAATCAGCTGCTCACCGGCACTCATATGGCGGTCGCCGCCGAGGCGGTCGCCGCGCTGAACGCCCTCGACATCGACCTCGGCCTGGCCGAGCGGCTGCTCGACCAGGGGTGGGGTCAGAGCGCGATGCTCGCCCGCGCACTCGCCGTCGCCCGGCAGGAGGCGCCCGAAGCGCGGGGCACGGGGGTCACCGTCGTCGGAATGTCGGAGGTGCTGGAACTCGTCGCCAGGCTGCTGCGGGCCTGCGGCGTCTCCGCAGAGGTGTTCGACGCAGGTCGGCGAGCCCTGCTCGATGCCGGTCGTCTCGGATACGGGGATCATGACCCCGCAGGGTTGTTTCACGTCAAGGAAGTGCACAGATGA
- a CDS encoding hydroxypyruvate isomerase family protein, giving the protein MSSRFPISANLSMLYASMDRDERPGAAAADGYRFVESWWPFRGPAAEPAELESFCSGLDRAGVRLVALNLDAGDVAHGDRGLLSIPTHHERVVANLDSVAEILARTGCRTVNALYGNRAPAFDPEQQDRLALEQIVAVADRLGENGATVVVETLNSVDSPAFPLTDIGDSAAFVRRANELGRYRNVRLLLDTYHLAAMGVDPSHAVREYGALIGHVQFADFPGRGRPGTGRVDFAAVETQLTAIAYRGYIAFEFDPAVTSEQGEEGFA; this is encoded by the coding sequence ATGAGCTCGAGGTTTCCGATCAGCGCGAACCTCTCGATGCTGTACGCGAGCATGGACCGTGACGAGCGTCCGGGAGCGGCCGCAGCCGACGGGTACCGCTTCGTCGAGTCATGGTGGCCGTTCCGCGGCCCGGCGGCCGAGCCCGCGGAACTGGAGTCGTTCTGCAGCGGGCTGGACCGGGCGGGCGTGCGATTGGTCGCTCTCAACCTCGACGCCGGTGACGTCGCCCACGGCGACCGCGGCCTGCTGTCGATCCCCACCCACCACGAGCGGGTGGTCGCGAATCTCGACTCGGTCGCAGAGATCCTCGCGCGCACCGGATGCCGGACGGTCAACGCCCTGTACGGCAACCGTGCACCGGCCTTCGACCCCGAGCAGCAGGATCGGTTGGCGCTGGAGCAGATCGTGGCCGTCGCCGATCGGTTGGGTGAGAACGGTGCGACCGTGGTGGTCGAGACGCTCAACAGCGTGGACAGCCCGGCCTTCCCCCTCACGGACATCGGAGACTCGGCCGCGTTCGTCCGACGCGCCAATGAGCTCGGCCGGTACCGGAACGTCCGTCTGCTGCTGGACACGTATCATCTTGCGGCCATGGGGGTGGATCCGTCCCACGCGGTCCGCGAGTACGGTGCCCTCATCGGTCACGTGCAGTTCGCCGATTTCCCCGGTCGTGGTCGACCGGGGACGGGTCGGGTGGACTTCGCCGCCGTCGAGACGCAGCTCACGGCCATCGCGTATCGCGGGTACATCGCGTTCGAGTTCGACCCGGCAGTGACGTCGGAACAAGGAGAAGAGGGATTCGCATGA
- a CDS encoding fumarylacetoacetate hydrolase family protein, whose product MKIVSYGAKRAERPGVFEPGRGIAPLDPLLRSMGMCALDTNQVLGMLDLLQPLIEGALDGPGVEWIAEGAVRLGPPVPAPEKVLVAGGNYQSHVDEAMGRKNAPSPSEPIIILKPSNTVIGPHDDLIVPRQTEQFDYETEIGVVVGRGGRYIGVEDAYEHVAGYLIANDVTARDLAFKDVHISPVFSQMTRAKGIPTGAPLGPWLATKDEIPDPHRLELRCWINGELRQAGRSDEMIVDIPHLIADFSKIIELSPGDVIMTGTTTGCGAFQDPPSFLTGGDVVKMEITGLGTMQTPVVDEVV is encoded by the coding sequence ATGAAGATCGTCAGCTATGGAGCCAAGCGCGCGGAACGGCCGGGCGTGTTCGAGCCGGGTCGTGGGATCGCCCCGCTGGATCCGCTCCTGCGATCCATGGGGATGTGCGCGTTGGACACCAACCAGGTACTCGGAATGCTGGACCTGCTTCAACCCCTCATCGAGGGTGCGCTGGACGGGCCGGGGGTCGAGTGGATCGCGGAAGGAGCCGTGCGGCTGGGCCCGCCGGTCCCCGCTCCGGAGAAGGTGCTCGTCGCCGGGGGCAACTACCAGTCGCACGTGGACGAGGCGATGGGACGCAAGAACGCGCCGTCTCCGTCCGAGCCCATCATCATCCTGAAGCCCTCGAACACCGTCATCGGTCCGCATGACGACCTGATCGTTCCGAGGCAGACGGAGCAGTTCGACTACGAGACGGAGATCGGTGTGGTGGTCGGTCGCGGAGGCCGGTACATAGGCGTCGAGGATGCTTATGAGCACGTGGCGGGCTACCTCATCGCCAACGACGTCACGGCGCGCGACCTGGCCTTCAAGGATGTGCACATCTCGCCGGTGTTCTCGCAGATGACCCGTGCCAAGGGCATTCCGACCGGGGCGCCGCTGGGGCCCTGGCTGGCCACCAAGGATGAGATCCCCGACCCGCATCGACTGGAACTGCGCTGTTGGATCAACGGCGAGCTTCGCCAGGCGGGCAGGAGCGACGAGATGATCGTCGACATCCCGCACCTCATCGCGGACTTCAGCAAGATCATCGAACTCTCACCGGGCGACGTGATCATGACGGGCACCACCACCGGCTGCGGGGCGTTCCAGGATCCGCCGAGCTTCCTGACCGGAGGCGATGTCGTGAAGATGGAGATCACGGGTCTCGGCACCATGCAGACGCCCGTCGTGGACGAGGTCGTCTGA
- a CDS encoding TetR/AcrR family transcriptional regulator, translating to MPEDKTDEPDETVRTQAEAPSAKQPASVGRPRRSRRALLDAAAAVFAVSGVDAPVRVIAERAGVGVGTIYRHFPTRPELVVAVYRHQVEACADAAPRLLAESASPEAALRAWIAMFVDFLVTKHGLAGALRGHTAESDALHAYFVDRLVPVCGGLLDAARAASATVLEIDAYSVLRAVGNLCIGAETDRRYQASELVQALISGILLGGGR from the coding sequence GTGCCCGAGGACAAGACGGACGAGCCGGACGAGACGGTGCGCACGCAGGCCGAAGCACCTTCGGCGAAGCAGCCGGCATCCGTGGGGAGGCCCCGTCGAAGCCGGCGCGCACTGCTGGATGCGGCGGCGGCGGTGTTCGCGGTCTCGGGCGTGGACGCCCCGGTGCGGGTGATCGCGGAGAGGGCCGGGGTCGGTGTGGGCACGATCTACCGGCACTTCCCGACCCGCCCCGAACTGGTCGTCGCGGTGTACCGGCATCAGGTCGAGGCCTGCGCCGACGCAGCGCCCCGGCTGCTGGCGGAGAGCGCCTCTCCGGAGGCCGCACTGCGCGCATGGATCGCGATGTTCGTGGACTTCCTCGTCACCAAGCACGGGCTGGCCGGCGCCCTGCGAGGGCACACCGCGGAATCCGACGCCCTGCATGCATACTTCGTCGATCGGCTCGTGCCGGTCTGCGGCGGTCTCCTGGACGCCGCGCGCGCGGCGAGCGCGACCGTGCTCGAGATCGACGCCTACAGCGTGCTCCGGGCAGTCGGCAACCTCTGCATCGGAGCCGAGACCGACAGGAGGTACCAGGCTTCAGAGCTCGTGCAGGCGCTGATCTCGGGCATCCTCCTCGGCGGAGGCCGCTGA
- a CDS encoding FAD-dependent monooxygenase has translation MSTYEKPHVAVIGAGPVGLAAGLLLSRFGIRATILEKETRMSGHPKARGVRPRTMELFARWGLADAIIRQGLPPEANRFIYCDSLVGEEVGRSPASEESDDPVSPMGICRIAQDTIERMLRDHVENLDGVDLLLGAEAVAIEQDPESVTVTTADGREITADFLIAADGAHSATRSRLGIDMEGDALLGYGQSIYWRGDLSQWVEGRLCIQFITGNRTGRPASIAPVDGVDRWVTMLMRPGAHARPEPPTRREALDAIRAAVGADIDPEIIDIATWRLSAQVARRWRVGRVFLAGDAAHSFPPTGGFGMNTGVQDVDNLIWKMAEVLGGRAGDSLLDTYEQERADIARSNAAWSVRNGDRIRDIGRAIAAGDGAELERLLEEQRSHVDAADQDLGYGYPAGALAGEDGPDVDALRVARRGHRFPEAPVIVDDELHSSVLTLSDEFTLMTADPQFWQRSGRTDSLRVLESAGGLPDGSPGALVRPDGIVAWVARPGDGPAELVAARAQVLRP, from the coding sequence ATGAGTACGTATGAGAAGCCGCACGTCGCCGTGATCGGGGCGGGCCCGGTCGGACTCGCAGCGGGCCTGCTGCTGAGCCGGTTCGGCATTCGCGCCACCATCCTGGAGAAGGAGACGCGGATGAGCGGGCACCCCAAGGCCCGTGGAGTCCGTCCGCGCACCATGGAGCTGTTCGCGCGCTGGGGGCTGGCGGACGCGATCATCCGGCAGGGGCTGCCGCCCGAGGCGAATCGCTTCATCTATTGCGACTCGCTCGTCGGGGAGGAGGTCGGACGCAGCCCGGCTTCCGAGGAGTCGGACGATCCGGTCAGTCCGATGGGGATCTGCCGCATCGCGCAGGACACGATCGAGCGCATGCTGCGCGACCATGTGGAGAACCTCGACGGGGTGGATCTGCTGCTGGGAGCCGAGGCGGTCGCGATCGAGCAGGATCCGGAGTCCGTGACCGTCACCACCGCCGACGGCAGGGAGATCACCGCGGACTTCCTGATCGCCGCCGACGGCGCGCACAGCGCGACCCGCAGCCGGCTCGGCATCGACATGGAAGGTGACGCACTGCTGGGGTACGGCCAGAGCATCTACTGGCGCGGCGACCTGTCGCAGTGGGTCGAGGGGCGGCTCTGCATCCAGTTCATCACAGGGAATCGAACGGGCAGGCCCGCGAGCATCGCGCCGGTGGACGGCGTGGATCGATGGGTCACGATGCTGATGAGACCCGGTGCCCACGCGCGACCGGAACCGCCCACGCGACGGGAGGCGCTCGACGCGATCCGTGCGGCTGTGGGTGCGGACATCGACCCGGAGATCATCGACATCGCGACCTGGCGTCTCAGTGCTCAGGTGGCGAGGAGATGGCGGGTGGGCCGGGTTTTCCTGGCGGGGGATGCCGCGCACTCCTTCCCTCCCACCGGGGGGTTCGGGATGAACACCGGTGTGCAGGACGTCGACAACCTGATCTGGAAGATGGCCGAGGTGCTGGGCGGCCGTGCCGGCGACTCCCTCCTCGACACCTACGAGCAGGAACGAGCCGACATCGCGCGGAGCAATGCGGCCTGGAGCGTCAGGAACGGTGATCGGATCCGCGACATCGGCAGGGCGATCGCCGCCGGGGACGGGGCGGAGCTCGAGCGTCTGCTCGAGGAGCAGCGGAGCCATGTCGATGCCGCGGATCAGGATCTCGGATACGGCTATCCGGCGGGGGCGCTCGCGGGCGAGGACGGCCCCGATGTCGACGCGCTGCGGGTTGCGCGGCGTGGTCACCGTTTCCCCGAGGCGCCTGTGATCGTGGATGACGAGCTGCACTCGAGTGTGCTGACCCTCTCGGATGAATTCACCCTGATGACCGCGGACCCGCAGTTCTGGCAGCGCTCGGGGCGGACGGACTCTCTGCGCGTTCTCGAATCCGCAGGGGGCCTCCCGGACGGATCCCCGGGTGCTCTCGTCCGCCCGGACGGCATCGTCGCATGGGTGGCGCGCCCTGGAGACGGGCCCGCGGAGCTCGTGGCGGCACGCGCGCAGGTCCTGCGACCATGA
- a CDS encoding alpha/beta hydrolase family protein, with the protein MHPSSPDGRDRVADAGSPVVSVAPVQLSAPGRARPLEVRVSAPASGAALPVVLFSHGNGWHLDGYQPLVSRWAAHGFVVIQPTHLDSRRYGIGLDHPAFPTIWTERIADLRRTLDQLDVIEAAAPGLAGRIDRTRVAVAGHSWGAQTAQTLLGARVLDESGNPGADMSDDRVAAGILFSATGVAGDDLVPFAQQHFPFMRPSFAELTTPTLVVAGDRDQSQLSRRGPDWFTDAYHHSPGATDLLTLHGAEHSLGGIVGYEVAETTDESPERVAVIQDASTAYLRAALRGEEEAWQAATERIRRHSNAIARVDSR; encoded by the coding sequence ATGCATCCGTCTTCGCCCGACGGCCGGGACCGCGTCGCCGACGCCGGTTCCCCCGTCGTCTCCGTCGCCCCCGTCCAGTTGTCCGCACCCGGCCGCGCCCGGCCGCTGGAGGTGCGGGTGTCCGCGCCGGCATCGGGCGCCGCCCTCCCCGTGGTGCTCTTCTCGCACGGCAACGGCTGGCACCTCGACGGATACCAGCCGCTGGTCTCCCGGTGGGCTGCGCACGGCTTCGTGGTGATCCAGCCGACCCACCTCGACTCGCGTCGGTACGGGATCGGGCTGGACCACCCGGCCTTCCCCACGATCTGGACGGAGAGGATCGCGGATCTGAGGCGGACTCTCGACCAGCTCGATGTCATCGAGGCGGCGGCCCCTGGCCTGGCCGGGAGGATCGACCGGACGCGGGTCGCCGTCGCGGGCCACTCCTGGGGTGCGCAGACCGCGCAGACCCTGCTCGGAGCGCGCGTTCTCGACGAGTCCGGAAACCCGGGAGCGGACATGTCCGATGATCGCGTCGCGGCGGGCATCCTCTTCTCCGCGACCGGTGTCGCCGGCGACGACCTGGTGCCGTTCGCGCAGCAGCACTTCCCGTTCATGCGCCCGTCCTTCGCGGAGCTGACGACTCCGACCCTCGTCGTCGCCGGCGACCGTGACCAGTCGCAGCTGTCCCGGCGCGGACCGGACTGGTTCACGGATGCCTACCATCACAGCCCCGGCGCCACCGATCTGCTGACTCTCCACGGGGCGGAGCACTCACTCGGCGGGATCGTCGGGTACGAGGTGGCCGAGACCACGGACGAGAGCCCGGAGCGCGTCGCCGTCATCCAGGACGCCAGCACCGCCTACCTGCGCGCCGCACTGCGGGGTGAGGAGGAGGCGTGGCAGGCGGCCACGGAGAGGATCCGCCGCCATTCGAACGCCATCGCTCGCGTCGACAGCAGGTGA